In Paraflavitalea devenefica, the following are encoded in one genomic region:
- a CDS encoding ATP-binding protein, with product MLSLFSTDSGKAGFRLHKMQLYNWGTFDGSIYTISPESENSLLTGANGSGKTTLVHAMLTLLAAERRMRSFNQSAEGKTKNERSEESYVLGEYGEETDGETGIQTAQRLRNDKTKTYSIVLGTFKNEERFVTLVQCRWFSGAELKKSFIIAHAELNIQEDFRHFDAQGNWKKVLRQRFPKRGSRDLIEFFDGPKEYSQKVRHYFGMRSEKAQMLFNQTISLKILGSLDDFIRNQMLEENDMEQEFLNLKEQFKTLSDTHTAIEKTVKQIELLQPVQTLHQKEQELKKQSDYYENLQQIQPYYFAALESKLLTGVIEEANQQLGTAKKKKQELDNHIAGTDERERKIDSDIRNSDTGRQIADMERELRLLEVKKAQQLEQSEALNEWLRTAGFGVNPSKLELDRYKEKAAQQQASLDNDLAIARRKLYNAEDVVAVQQREYDQLEKEIDLLRRQKNNITGRVAQIRAEILEHCGASADEIPFIGELIQVLPEESKWEPALENLLHGFALRMIIPTQYYQQATSFINENDLRGRIVYHHYHKDEGLGRMMKADKESILHKLEIKEDSPYGNWVYEQLLQSYNYAAIQNVKQLQQYDRAITMQGLTKNKHRHEKNDSPEAKRRQQYVLGWDNTAKIKSLVKDLAELEKNMEESKRQGKKLEAQIRELEQKQGMLRQIVSIKEFEAIDWKSTSTTIQQQTKQLQELQKGNKALDALRKQQQLLREELRQLKQENEALAEKMGGLKNKVEAWNLAVQRSEDIQRRYAATDIQEYLPLVEHYVKEEIDYTIDLDVLDKVQNQVRTAIRNKAKVYTEDVQTVTRQLEQAMRKFKNPDDAALHQQFPDWKNSTFTLSDSAEFVAEYIVLLHKLQQEELKEQQQRFKKYLNEEMINRMSSFKENLDAEAAKIKDNIGKLNQALKNITYRQNPQTFIQLDCKEELNQQIKDFKYQLNNWKPNLAEYQRTQDDSILENSFVKIKTLLDDLTKQESWRREVLDVRNWLKFTAKEIKAEDKQTVHRSYTGTEKLSGGEQAQLTYTILGSAIAHQFGIHSEGYETRSFRFICVDEAFSRQDEEKARYLMDLCRQLHLQLMVVSPAKADEVKIVEPYISKVHFVYRRNHRDSVVYDMSIMQFQENREKYMSKKKVVSN from the coding sequence AGACCAAGAACGAACGAAGTGAGGAAAGCTATGTGCTGGGTGAGTATGGGGAGGAAACGGACGGCGAAACTGGTATACAAACAGCCCAGCGGCTACGCAATGACAAAACAAAGACTTATTCTATTGTACTGGGCACTTTTAAGAATGAAGAGCGGTTTGTGACCCTGGTGCAATGCCGCTGGTTCAGTGGCGCCGAGTTAAAGAAGAGTTTTATCATCGCCCATGCGGAATTGAATATACAGGAAGATTTCCGGCATTTTGATGCCCAAGGCAACTGGAAGAAGGTATTGCGGCAACGTTTTCCCAAGCGGGGCAGCAGGGACCTGATCGAATTTTTTGATGGTCCGAAGGAGTATAGTCAGAAGGTGCGGCATTATTTCGGTATGCGGAGTGAGAAGGCGCAAATGTTGTTCAACCAAACGATCAGCCTGAAGATATTGGGTAGCCTGGATGATTTCATCCGTAACCAGATGCTGGAAGAGAATGATATGGAGCAAGAGTTTCTCAATCTGAAGGAGCAGTTCAAAACACTTAGTGATACGCATACAGCCATCGAGAAAACCGTAAAGCAGATCGAGCTGCTGCAACCGGTGCAAACACTGCACCAGAAAGAGCAGGAGTTAAAAAAGCAATCTGATTATTACGAGAACCTGCAACAAATACAGCCCTATTATTTTGCTGCGTTGGAAAGCAAGCTATTGACGGGTGTAATAGAAGAGGCGAACCAGCAGCTTGGCACCGCCAAAAAGAAGAAACAGGAGCTGGACAATCATATTGCGGGAACTGATGAGCGGGAAAGAAAGATTGATAGCGATATCCGCAATAGCGATACGGGCCGGCAAATTGCTGACATGGAGCGGGAGCTGCGCCTGCTGGAAGTAAAGAAAGCCCAACAGTTGGAACAGAGTGAAGCACTGAATGAATGGCTGCGCACGGCAGGGTTTGGTGTAAATCCTTCCAAACTGGAGCTGGACCGGTACAAGGAAAAGGCAGCGCAGCAGCAAGCGTCGCTGGATAATGACCTGGCCATAGCCCGGCGAAAGTTGTATAATGCGGAAGATGTGGTAGCGGTACAACAACGGGAATATGACCAGCTTGAAAAAGAGATTGACTTATTACGCCGCCAGAAGAACAATATCACAGGACGGGTAGCGCAGATACGGGCAGAGATACTGGAGCATTGTGGCGCTTCGGCAGATGAAATCCCTTTTATAGGAGAACTGATACAGGTATTGCCCGAAGAAAGCAAATGGGAACCGGCACTGGAAAACCTGCTGCATGGTTTTGCCTTGCGCATGATCATCCCCACACAATATTACCAGCAGGCTACGAGCTTTATTAATGAGAATGACCTGCGGGGCCGCATTGTATATCACCATTATCATAAGGATGAAGGCCTGGGCCGGATGATGAAGGCCGATAAAGAAAGCATTCTGCATAAGCTGGAAATAAAAGAAGATTCGCCCTATGGCAACTGGGTATATGAGCAACTGTTACAATCTTACAATTATGCCGCTATACAAAATGTAAAGCAGTTGCAGCAATATGACCGGGCCATTACGATGCAGGGACTTACCAAGAACAAGCACCGGCATGAAAAGAATGACAGTCCGGAAGCAAAGCGCCGCCAGCAGTATGTACTGGGTTGGGACAATACCGCCAAGATCAAATCGCTGGTGAAGGACCTGGCCGAACTGGAAAAAAATATGGAGGAAAGCAAGCGGCAGGGCAAGAAGCTGGAAGCGCAGATCAGGGAGCTGGAGCAAAAGCAGGGAATGCTGCGTCAAATTGTAAGCATTAAGGAGTTTGAAGCAATAGACTGGAAAAGCACCAGCACAACGATACAGCAACAAACCAAACAATTACAGGAATTACAGAAAGGCAATAAGGCGTTGGATGCCTTACGCAAGCAGCAACAGTTATTACGCGAGGAACTGCGGCAACTGAAACAGGAAAATGAAGCCCTGGCAGAGAAGATGGGTGGTTTAAAGAATAAGGTGGAAGCCTGGAACCTGGCAGTACAACGCTCGGAGGATATCCAACGACGCTATGCGGCCACAGATATTCAAGAATACCTGCCATTGGTGGAGCATTATGTAAAGGAAGAGATTGACTATACCATTGACCTGGATGTACTGGACAAAGTGCAGAACCAGGTGCGGACAGCCATCCGCAATAAAGCAAAGGTATACACGGAAGATGTGCAAACGGTTACCCGCCAATTGGAACAAGCCATGCGAAAATTCAAGAACCCGGATGATGCCGCTTTGCACCAACAATTCCCCGATTGGAAGAACAGTACGTTTACCCTGAGTGACAGCGCTGAATTTGTAGCTGAGTATATTGTATTGCTGCATAAACTGCAACAGGAAGAACTGAAAGAGCAGCAGCAACGGTTCAAGAAGTACCTGAATGAGGAAATGATCAACCGGATGAGCAGCTTTAAGGAAAACCTGGATGCAGAGGCCGCCAAGATCAAGGACAATATCGGTAAGCTGAACCAGGCATTGAAGAATATCACTTACCGGCAAAACCCGCAAACGTTTATACAGCTTGACTGCAAGGAAGAGCTGAACCAACAGATCAAGGATTTCAAGTACCAGCTTAATAACTGGAAGCCCAACCTGGCAGAATACCAGCGCACACAGGATGACAGTATCCTGGAAAACAGTTTTGTGAAGATAAAAACCCTACTGGACGATCTTACGAAGCAGGAAAGCTGGCGCCGTGAAGTGCTGGATGTACGGAACTGGCTGAAGTTTACCGCCAAAGAGATTAAGGCCGAAGACAAACAAACGGTACATCGCAGCTATACCGGCACCGAAAAGCTGAGCGGTGGTGAGCAGGCCCAGCTTACGTATACGATCCTTGGTTCGGCCATTGCGCACCAGTTTGGCATTCACAGTGAAGGATATGAAACCCGCTCATTCCGGTTTATTTGTGTGGATGAGGCCTTCAGCAGGCAGGATGAAGAAAAAGCACGCTATCTGATGGACCTTTGCCGGCAGCTTCACCTGCAACTAATGGTAGTATCGCCTGCCAAGGCGGATGAGGTGAAGATTGTGGAGCCTTATATTTCCAAAGTGCATTTTGTGTACCGCCGAAATCACCGGGACAGTGTGGTGTATGATATGAGTATTATGCAGTTTCAGGAGAATAGGGAGAAGTATATGAGTAAGAAGAAAGTGGTGAGTAATTAA
- a CDS encoding DNA recombination protein RmuC, giving the protein MTITWILLAIAIGLLIIVIILLLKATGSKENSQLSDIRYKMDAFAGEVGRIETAVKTEISVNRTEANATNRDTREELSKALQAFGDQLSNSMKENAARQKEQLEVFSRSLTDFNTTQKENFFALLNKQADQNTATSQRLDQLRETLEKKLTELQSGNEKKLEEMRTTVDEKLQKTLESRLGESFKLVSERLEAVHKGLGDMQQLATGVGDLKRVLSNVKSRGVLGEYQLESILDQILTPDQYAKNVKTKEGSNALVEFAVKLPGKGDKEKIVWLPVDSKFPKEDFELLLEAYDKAVPELIEEHRKSFVKGIRKCALDIASRYIDPPNTTDFAILFLPFESLYAEVLRTPGLFESLQREYKIIITGPTTLSALLNSFQMGFRTLAIEKRSSEVWQLLGAVKTEFGNFGGILEKTQKKLQEASNVIEQAGARSRAIERKLRNVQELPKDQSSGLLGDVMDATTGEEENEQ; this is encoded by the coding sequence ATGACAATCACCTGGATACTCCTCGCAATAGCTATAGGCCTGCTGATCATCGTTATCATACTGCTATTAAAAGCAACCGGTTCCAAAGAGAACAGCCAGCTTTCCGACATCCGTTATAAAATGGATGCGTTTGCCGGGGAGGTTGGTCGCATAGAAACTGCTGTAAAAACAGAGATCAGCGTCAACAGAACAGAAGCCAATGCCACCAACAGGGATACCCGTGAAGAACTCTCCAAAGCATTGCAGGCTTTCGGCGATCAGTTGTCAAATTCCATGAAAGAAAATGCCGCCCGCCAAAAAGAGCAACTGGAGGTTTTCTCAAGGTCCCTGACCGACTTTAACACTACCCAAAAAGAGAACTTCTTTGCACTCCTTAATAAGCAAGCCGATCAGAATACCGCCACCTCGCAAAGATTGGATCAGCTAAGAGAAACGCTGGAAAAGAAACTGACCGAGCTCCAGTCCGGCAACGAAAAGAAACTGGAAGAAATGCGCACTACGGTGGATGAGAAATTGCAGAAAACACTCGAAAGCCGCCTCGGCGAATCATTTAAACTCGTCAGCGAACGACTGGAAGCCGTGCACAAGGGATTGGGTGACATGCAGCAACTGGCTACCGGCGTGGGCGATCTTAAGCGGGTACTTTCCAATGTAAAATCCCGTGGTGTGCTGGGCGAATACCAGCTCGAAAGTATCCTTGATCAGATCCTTACGCCCGATCAGTACGCCAAAAACGTAAAAACCAAAGAAGGATCTAACGCACTGGTGGAATTTGCCGTTAAACTGCCCGGCAAGGGAGACAAGGAAAAAATAGTGTGGCTGCCTGTTGATTCCAAATTCCCTAAAGAAGACTTTGAGTTGTTATTGGAAGCATACGATAAAGCTGTGCCCGAATTAATAGAAGAACACCGTAAGAGTTTTGTCAAAGGCATCAGGAAATGTGCGCTTGATATTGCTTCCCGGTACATAGACCCCCCTAATACTACTGATTTTGCTATCCTTTTTCTGCCTTTCGAAAGTCTCTACGCAGAAGTATTACGTACACCTGGATTGTTTGAGTCCTTACAGCGGGAATATAAGATCATCATTACTGGCCCCACCACTTTATCAGCTTTGCTGAACAGCTTCCAGATGGGCTTCCGTACGTTGGCTATTGAGAAGCGGTCCAGTGAAGTATGGCAACTCCTCGGAGCCGTCAAAACAGAGTTTGGCAACTTCGGCGGCATACTGGAGAAAACGCAAAAGAAACTACAGGAAGCCAGCAACGTCATAGAGCAAGCCGGTGCCCGCTCCCGCGCTATCGAAAGAAAGCTTCGCAATGTCCAGGAACTTCCCAAAGACCAATCCTCCGGCCTTTTAGGGGATGTAATGGATGCTACTACCGGAGAAGAAGAAAACGAACAGTAA
- a CDS encoding outer membrane protein assembly factor BamB family protein codes for MKKGILFLCLLPVIVCKAQIKTGRLLWKYPTQNKVVTTPFVDSTFVYYGSEDGYFYCNSISDGRLLWKYATGQPIRSSATVAAGKVFFGCEDGRVYALDAHKGILQWKFATKGERRYDLWDYYRSSPVYYKGRLYVGSGDGNVYAIDARNGKELWHYATGDVVHADPAVSNDTLFIGGFDGNFYALHGATGALIWKFKTIGDRFFPKGEIQKAALVTKDAVYFGSRDYNIYALNKSTGIGLWNMKEYGSWVIATPMEKGGKLFFGTSDSHAFYSLNNFYGEVQWKARLPLRSYNTPVAYDTLIFSGCYDGCLYGFGEKGGQIEWRFQTAGSSRNYFTVFDSTGHFRKDFTLYGNDSITLASEQKIMGLGAILSTPAVKGGVLYFGSTDGHLYAVRIDEDRRQ; via the coding sequence ATGAAAAAAGGAATCTTATTCCTGTGCCTGCTACCCGTTATCGTTTGTAAGGCGCAAATTAAAACCGGAAGGTTACTCTGGAAATACCCTACCCAAAACAAGGTTGTAACCACTCCTTTTGTGGATAGCACTTTTGTTTACTATGGCAGTGAGGATGGTTATTTCTATTGTAATTCGATCAGCGATGGGCGCTTGTTATGGAAATATGCTACAGGACAGCCCATCCGGTCGTCAGCTACCGTTGCAGCCGGTAAAGTATTCTTTGGATGTGAAGATGGCCGGGTATACGCTCTGGACGCCCATAAAGGCATCTTACAATGGAAGTTTGCCACCAAAGGTGAACGCCGTTATGATCTGTGGGACTATTACCGGTCTTCACCCGTTTATTATAAAGGAAGGCTATATGTAGGAAGTGGCGATGGCAATGTATACGCCATTGATGCCAGGAATGGCAAGGAATTATGGCATTATGCTACAGGAGATGTTGTACATGCTGACCCGGCAGTAAGTAATGACACACTATTTATCGGCGGTTTTGACGGAAACTTTTATGCATTGCATGGAGCAACCGGTGCATTGATCTGGAAGTTTAAGACTATCGGAGACCGTTTCTTTCCCAAAGGAGAAATACAGAAAGCAGCTCTTGTAACAAAAGATGCTGTTTATTTCGGCAGCAGGGATTATAATATTTACGCACTCAATAAGTCGACAGGTATAGGCCTGTGGAATATGAAGGAGTATGGCAGTTGGGTTATTGCTACCCCCATGGAAAAGGGCGGCAAGTTATTCTTCGGCACTTCTGACTCGCATGCGTTTTATTCGCTGAATAATTTCTATGGCGAGGTACAATGGAAAGCCCGGCTACCTTTACGATCGTACAATACGCCCGTAGCTTATGATACTTTAATTTTTTCAGGCTGTTATGATGGCTGCCTCTATGGGTTTGGTGAAAAAGGCGGACAAATTGAATGGCGGTTTCAGACAGCGGGGAGCAGCAGGAATTATTTTACGGTATTTGATTCAACCGGGCATTTCAGAAAAGATTTTACCTTATATGGCAACGATTCAATCACCCTGGCTTCTGAGCAAAAGATTATGGGGCTGGGGGCAATCCTATCCACTCCGGCTGTTAAGGGTGGAGTGTTATATTTCGGAAGTACCGATGGGCATTTGTATGCGGTGCGGATAGATGAGGATAGGCGGCAATAA
- a CDS encoding DUF6934 family protein, producing the protein MAASPKIDFNNLYEIDNISEDLRVSSFKTKLDSGRSLPLLVKISNQSHALLPNVYNLSFGPQNSKGKIDDKAELTHTDYSKVFSTILFSALAYLRTNPDHYLGIDGSDNARAYFYYRALQRNFNYLHQHFRMFGVKYFVRITRFGKTQYDNPFDFEDIIPYPFRIEKGALISQDHMYNYFIFNLKQPQ; encoded by the coding sequence ATGGCCGCTTCTCCCAAAATAGATTTCAATAACCTATATGAAATTGATAACATATCAGAGGACCTGAGAGTCAGCTCTTTTAAAACAAAGCTGGACAGTGGCCGGTCTTTACCCTTGCTGGTGAAGATCAGCAACCAGTCGCATGCGCTGCTGCCCAATGTCTACAACCTTTCCTTCGGGCCACAAAATTCCAAAGGGAAAATTGACGATAAAGCCGAGCTTACACACACCGATTATTCAAAAGTATTTTCCACCATCTTATTCTCTGCCCTCGCGTATCTAAGAACCAACCCCGATCATTATTTGGGCATTGATGGATCGGATAATGCCCGCGCTTACTTCTACTACCGGGCCTTGCAAAGAAATTTTAACTACCTGCACCAACACTTCCGCATGTTTGGCGTTAAATACTTTGTGCGCATAACCCGCTTTGGTAAAACCCAATATGACAATCCTTTTGATTTTGAGGACATCATACCTTACCCCTTCAGAATTGAGAAAGGAGCGCTGATATCCCAGGACCACATGTACAACTACTTCATTTTCAATCTAAAACAACCGCAGTGA
- a CDS encoding T9SS type A sorting domain-containing protein, whose product MSLFTYSCQRATVTLIICLFFSAITHAQVWQWGRSPVVGGGTTAFFLRTAVTSKGHTLAFEGFGNKGIFWMFDEFGGLQWKRTLTGASSAEAVSMQEFALDGQDNIYILSRPILKIDSTTIGTPEPYALTKLSPLGRFIWSKQITMDENAGLSRKLEVQGDQVFFTAETDADISYEGVTYASNNSYRGTSFVFALDTAGHTKWVKRIYVPASNLCGSTGTYPINLSINKNKQVLFTCVASSVRQLYIDNELVIDSPVCKTEIFFASVLDGLTGNVVWARIVPFDTLAVTPNSYSNTINFPNRGGLLLDNGYAAFFTSGKRDTLNAPRATVSAYSQSCLLDASGETVQVSNLGAFNNDLYAITYLAKDSNNNIYSAGSVFPTSNDLTNFTGIFELRKHNPLFEPTWKKQILYSGPRPTTRVQSFSYGYRGGAVIVDASSESGSSKLLLGSESFMIPVTPRYLLARIADSVNVMSGYVYFDLNKNNVYDTDEPAGANMAISSASGDTLYTFTDRQGWFFIQLPGLGTHTFTVRKPNGEYSYFSVTPASYNTHFSTYGNFANQNFAFQATQSVADGKLSITYYGIPRPNGNITTKVVINNAGTTPLSGSYRVSKATNKLSYVQSAVAPTSVQADTLTYSFSLPALTETANLIDWKVSQTATLTDTFVIRAALQSSTAGELPGNNQDSTFIPVRTSYDPNDKQVFPFTAVDHDSAFVQKEYLEYVIRFQNTGNDTAFTIAIKDTLGPKLDLNTFQLVSASHPMQVQWESPRTAIFYFPNILLPDSTTNERRSHGYVRFRIKPVAGVTLTDSIYNKAAIYFDYNPPVITNTVRSTFAKRAPVVTGVGDIANLSKNMTLYPNPVKEELICKIVKHQPGEVLTVSLYNIQGSQVLQQVKKVTGPETLIPLPASSLSPGIYVLQAIGKSGQYIKLFVKE is encoded by the coding sequence ATGTCCCTTTTTACCTATTCCTGCCAACGTGCTACTGTTACCCTTATTATTTGCCTGTTTTTTAGCGCTATCACTCATGCACAAGTATGGCAATGGGGCCGCTCGCCCGTGGTAGGAGGAGGCACTACTGCCTTCTTTTTGAGAACGGCCGTTACCAGCAAAGGGCATACCCTGGCATTTGAGGGGTTTGGCAATAAGGGTATTTTCTGGATGTTTGATGAATTTGGCGGACTCCAATGGAAGAGAACGCTCACAGGCGCCAGTTCTGCGGAAGCAGTAAGTATGCAGGAATTTGCTTTGGATGGCCAGGATAATATATACATACTGTCCCGTCCCATCCTCAAAATTGATTCAACGACTATCGGTACGCCGGAGCCTTATGCGCTTACTAAATTAAGTCCATTGGGAAGGTTTATCTGGAGTAAGCAGATAACCATGGACGAGAATGCAGGTTTATCACGCAAACTGGAGGTGCAGGGTGACCAGGTGTTTTTTACTGCAGAGACGGATGCCGACATTAGTTATGAAGGCGTTACTTATGCCAGTAATAACAGCTACCGGGGAACCAGTTTTGTTTTTGCACTCGATACAGCAGGTCACACAAAATGGGTGAAGCGCATTTATGTTCCCGCCAGCAACCTGTGTGGCAGTACCGGGACGTACCCGATCAACCTCAGCATCAATAAAAACAAGCAGGTACTTTTTACCTGTGTAGCGAGTAGTGTACGCCAGTTATATATAGATAATGAGCTGGTAATTGATTCACCGGTATGCAAGACGGAGATCTTTTTTGCTTCTGTGCTGGATGGCCTTACGGGAAATGTGGTGTGGGCCCGGATAGTTCCATTTGATACCCTTGCGGTAACACCTAATTCCTACAGTAATACTATTAATTTCCCTAACCGGGGTGGGTTGCTGCTGGATAACGGTTATGCCGCTTTTTTTACTTCCGGGAAACGTGATACACTAAATGCCCCGCGGGCTACGGTCAGTGCGTATTCACAAAGCTGCCTCCTGGATGCGAGCGGTGAAACTGTACAGGTAAGCAATCTGGGCGCTTTTAATAATGACCTATACGCGATCACGTACCTGGCTAAGGATAGTAATAATAATATTTATTCAGCCGGTTCGGTATTTCCCACTTCAAATGACCTGACCAATTTTACCGGTATTTTCGAATTAAGGAAGCATAACCCGTTGTTTGAACCCACCTGGAAAAAGCAAATATTGTATTCAGGTCCACGGCCTACTACGCGGGTTCAGTCATTCAGCTACGGCTATCGCGGGGGAGCGGTGATTGTGGATGCCAGTTCAGAATCGGGCAGTTCCAAGTTGCTGCTGGGCAGCGAAAGTTTTATGATACCCGTTACCCCACGATACCTGCTGGCGCGTATTGCAGACTCGGTGAATGTCATGAGCGGGTATGTTTATTTTGATCTGAATAAGAATAATGTGTACGATACAGATGAACCGGCGGGAGCTAATATGGCCATCAGCAGCGCCAGCGGAGATACGCTGTACACTTTCACTGACCGGCAGGGTTGGTTTTTTATTCAATTGCCAGGCTTAGGCACCCATACGTTTACTGTCAGGAAACCGAATGGAGAATACAGCTATTTCAGTGTTACGCCTGCCAGCTATAATACACATTTCAGCACTTACGGAAATTTTGCCAATCAGAATTTTGCTTTTCAAGCTACACAATCAGTCGCTGACGGAAAGTTGTCTATTACCTATTACGGCATACCGCGACCCAATGGCAACATTACTACGAAGGTGGTCATTAATAATGCGGGTACTACGCCACTTTCGGGCAGTTACCGGGTAAGTAAGGCTACCAATAAGCTAAGCTATGTTCAAAGTGCCGTAGCCCCGACAAGTGTGCAGGCAGATACCCTAACCTACAGCTTTAGCCTGCCGGCGCTGACAGAGACTGCTAATCTCATTGACTGGAAAGTAAGTCAGACTGCCACGCTTACTGATACATTTGTTATAAGAGCAGCGCTTCAAAGCAGCACTGCCGGTGAATTGCCCGGCAATAACCAGGACAGTACTTTCATACCAGTGCGCACTTCTTACGATCCCAACGATAAGCAGGTATTTCCTTTTACTGCTGTGGACCATGATTCGGCCTTTGTGCAGAAAGAGTACCTGGAATATGTGATACGCTTCCAGAATACGGGTAATGACACTGCTTTCACTATTGCCATTAAGGATACCTTAGGGCCCAAGCTTGACCTGAACACTTTCCAGTTGGTATCGGCTTCCCATCCCATGCAGGTGCAATGGGAATCTCCCCGTACAGCTATTTTTTATTTCCCCAATATCCTGTTGCCGGATTCCACTACGAATGAGCGTCGCAGCCATGGATATGTACGTTTCCGCATTAAGCCGGTAGCAGGGGTAACACTCACAGACAGTATTTATAACAAAGCGGCCATTTATTTTGACTATAATCCACCAGTAATCACCAATACGGTGCGGTCTACTTTTGCCAAAAGAGCGCCTGTAGTTACTGGTGTTGGCGACATAGCGAACCTGTCAAAAAACATGACGCTCTATCCTAACCCGGTGAAGGAAGAACTGATCTGTAAGATCGTTAAACACCAACCTGGTGAAGTGCTTACTGTTTCCTTATATAATATACAGGGAAGTCAGGTACTTCAACAGGTGAAAAAGGTGACAGGGCCTGAAACGTTGATTCCTCTGCCAGCCAGTAGCCTGTCTCCGGGCATTTATGTACTGCAGGCCATCGGGAAGTCGGGCCAGTATATCAAACTGTTTGTAAAGGAATAA